In Solanum pennellii chromosome 7, SPENNV200, the following are encoded in one genomic region:
- the LOC107025665 gene encoding trifunctional UDP-glucose 4,6-dehydratase/UDP-4-keto-6-deoxy-D-glucose 3,5-epimerase/UDP-4-keto-L-rhamnose-reductase RHM1: MSNYTPKNILITGAAGFIASHVANRLVRSYPEYNIVVLDKLDYCSNLKNLSPSRSSPNFKFVKGDIGSADLVNYLLITENIDTIMHFAAQTHVDNSFGNSFEFTKNNIYGTHVLLEACKVTGQIRRFIHVSTDEVYGETDEDAVVGNHEASQLLPTNPYSATKAGAEMLVMAYARSYGLPVITTRGNNVYGPNQFPEKLIPKFILLALNGKPLPIHGDGSNVRSYLYCEDVAEAFEVVLHRGDVGHVYNIGTKKERRVIDVAKDISNLFNKDPDTSIQFVENRPFNDQRYFLDDQKLKNLGWSEKTTWEEGLKKTMEWYVNNPDWWGDVSGALLPHPRMLMMPGGVERNSDGAEKGDSGSSEISGNTKPNGMVVPASKISNSPSKSPHKFLIYGRTGWIGGLLSKLCEKQGIPYEYGKGRLEDRSQLLSDIHAVKPTHVFNAAGVTGRPNVDWCESHKTETIRTNVAGTLNLADVCKENGLLMMNFATGCIFEYDAAHPEGSGIGFKEEDTPNFTGSFYSKTKAMVEELLKEYPNVCTLRVRMPISSDLNNPRNFITKISRYNKVVNIPNSMTILDELLPISIEMAKRNLTGIWNFTNPGVVSHNEILEMYKKYINPEFKWSNFTLEEQAKVIVAPRSNNEMDASKLKKEFPELLSIKESLIKNVFEPNRKTSA; this comes from the exons ATGTCTAACTATACACCAAAGAATATACTCATTACTGGGGCCGCAGGGTTTATTGCATCTCATGTTGCCAACCGCCTTGTTCGGAGTTACCCTGAGTACAATATTGTGGTTCTTGACAAGCTTGATTATTGCTCAAACCTGAAAAATCTTTCCCCATCTCGATCTTCCCCTAATTTCAAGTTTGTTAAGGGAGATATTGGCAGTGCTGATCTTGTCAACTACCTTCTCATCACCGAGAACATTGACACTATAATGCACTTTGCTGCTCAGACCCATGTCGACAACTCCTTTGGTAATAGCTTTGAGTTCACCAAGAACAACATTTATGGCACACACGTGCTATTAGAGGCATGCAAAGTTACTGGTCAGATCAGAAGGTTTATACATGTTAGCACTGATGAGGTTTACGGAGAGACTGATGAAGATGCTGTTGTAGGAAATCATGAAGCCTCGCAACTTCTCCCCACAAACCCATATTCAGCCACGAAAGCTGGAGCTGAAATGCTTGTTATGGCATATGCAAGATCATATGGATTGCCTGTTATCACCACTAGAGGGAACAATGTGTATGGTCCCAATCAATTTCCTGAGAAGCTAATCCCAAAGTTCATACTTCTAGCTTTGAATGGGAAGCCTCTTCCGATTCACGGAGATGGTTCAAATGTTAGAAGTTATCTCTATTGTGAGGACGTTGCTGAGGCTTTCGAAGTTGTTCTTCACCGAGGTGATGTTGGTCATGTTTATAACATCGGGACTAAGAAAGAGAGGCGAGTGATTGATGTTGCCAAAGATATATCCAATCTTTTTAACAAGGATCCAGACACAAGCATTCAGTTTGTGGAAAACAGGCCCTTCAATGACCAGAGGTATTTCTTAGATGATCAGAAGTTGAAGAACCTCGGTTGGTCAGAGAAGACCACCTGGGAAGAGGGTCTGAAAAAAACCATGGAGTGGTATGTCAACAATCCTGATTGGTGGGGAGATGTCTCAGGGGCATTGCTTCCCCATCCTAGAATGCTGATGATGCCTGGTGGGGTAGAGAGAAATTCGGATGGAGCTGAAAAAGGTGATTCTGGATCATCTGAGATCTCAGGAAACACGAAACCTAACGGAATGGTAGTTCCAGCTTCCAAGATCAGCAACTCCCCTAGTAAATCACCTCATAAGTTTTTGATTTATGGTAGAACTGGGTGGATTGGTGGTCTCCTAAGCAAACTTTGTGAGAAACAGGGAATTCCTTATGAGTATGGAAAGGGACGTCTGGAGGATCGCTCACAACTTTTGTCAGACATTCATGCTGTGAAGCCCACACATGTATTCAATGCTGCTGGTGTCACTGGTAGGCCCAATGTTGATTGGTGTGAGAGTCATAAGACTGAAACAATCCGTACAAATGTTGCTGGAACTCTAAACTTGGCAGATGTTTGTAAAGAGAATGGTTTACTGATGATGAATTTTGCAACCGGTTGCATATTCGAATACGATGCTGCACACCCCGAAGGTTCTGGCATTGGATTCAAAGAGGAAGACACGCCCAATTTCACCGGTTCTTTCTATTCAAAGACCAAGGCCATG GTTGAAGAGTTGTTGAAAGAGTACCCCAATGTTTGCACCCTTAGAGTCAGGATGCCAATTTCTTCAGACCTCAACAACCCCCGTAACTTCATCACCAAGATTAGCCGCTACAATAAAGTGGTCAACATTCCCAACAGCATGACGATTTTGGATGAGCTTCTTCCAATTTCAATCGAGATGGCAAAACGTAATCTCACAGGCATATGGAATTTCACAAACCCTGGTGTTGTGAGCCATAACGAGATCTTGGAGATGTACAAGAAATACATAAACCCAGAATTTAAATGGTCCAACTTCACACTGGAAGAGCAGGCTAAGGTAATTGTTGCACCTCGCAGTAACAATGAAATGGACGCGTCCAAGTTGAAAAAGGAGTTCCCTGAGTTGTTGTCTATCAAAGAATCATTGATCAAAAATGTGTTTGAACCAAATAGAAAAACTTCTGCATAA